Genomic DNA from Gorilla gorilla gorilla isolate KB3781 chromosome 13, NHGRI_mGorGor1-v2.1_pri, whole genome shotgun sequence:
GTGGGTGGGAGCttgacttggatttttttttaacgcACTGTGGTTTCATCTCTGACAGAATAGAGGAACGCTGCTCCCTGGTCAGCAAGCAGCCCCCAACCTGGATGGAGTGAAAGATGCGGCCTGATGACATTAACCCGAGGACTGGGCTGGTGGTGGCCCTGGTCAGTGTCTTCCTGGTCTTTGGTTTCATGTTCACCGTCTCTGGGATGAAAGGGGAGACTTTGGGAAACATCCCCCTCCTGGCCATCGGGCCAGCCATCTGCCTACCAGGCATCGCAgccattgccctggccaggaaaACCGAGGGATGCACCAAGTGGCCAGAGAACGAGCTGCTGTGGGTCCGCAAATTGCCCTGCTTCCGGAAACCCAAAGACAAGGAGGTGGTAGAGCTGCTGAGGACCCCTTCAGACCTAGAATCCGGCAAGGGGAGCTCAGATGAGCTGGCTAAGAAGGCAGGCCTCAGGGGGAAGCCTCCCCCACAAAGCCAGGGTGAGGTGTCCGTGGCCAGCTCCATCAACAGCCCCACACCCACGGAGGAAGGAGAATGCCAGAGCCTCGTCCAGAATGGGCATCAGGAGGAGACGTCCAGATACCTGGACGGCTACTGCCCCTCGGGCAGTTCCCTCGCCTACAGTGCCTTGGACGTCAAGTGCTCAGCAAGGGACAGATCTGAGTGCCCTGAGCCTGAGGACAGCATCTTCTTTGTGCCCCAGGACAGTATCATCGTTTGCTCCTACAAGCAGAACAGCCCGTATGACAGATACTGTTGTTATATCAATCAGATACAAGGCAGGTGGGACCACGAGACCATCGTCTAATCTCTGCCTACAAAGGTGGCTGGATTGATAGAATATGACTAAGCCCAGCTCCCCGTGGAAGCAAATTGTTCTGCTTGGAAAGCCTTCACACTGTTAGAAATTGACCTGGTATGTGATAGGTGTGATAACCTCTGGTACCCGAGAGTCATGTAAATAGGCATGTTGGGGACACATTTTAGGGAAGGGCGATAAGGGTTAAGGACACTGGAAGAGGCAGTGGGTAGGAAAGGAAGCTACTCCAGTTGCTTCTTAACAATATACACAATGttaaatgttttgtaaaataaCCCAAAAAGTGCTATCCAGGACCAGCTGAGAGCAAGATAAATCTAGAGTGGGCTGCAGATGTGAGGCATCAAATGATGCATGAGCTGACCATAGGGAAACTGAGCTGCTTTATGTTTGaataagttgaaaataaaattaatgatctGTTATGTAAAGTAATTTTTGCCTGGTGAAAAGCTTATCACACTTGGtatttgctgaaagaaaaaaaaaatcaagatataagAGTTAAACCCTCCTTAGATGGGATGGTTTTTGGGAAAAGGGTAGTTAAAGACAGTTGGATTATGTAACTGAGTCTTGTGGCATTATTGGCTGACAAGATCATGGTctctaataaagtaaaataagtgtGAGCAGCTATGTGAAAAGTTAACATTTTTAGATGGCTATGTTACTTCTTAAACTCTTCGTTTAAATCCATTTATTGCGTCTTTATCTGAAATGGGttttttctaaacatttactATCATTCATGTATTATTTCCTTACCAGGTGCAACATTATTTGAAATGATACTTTCATAGATTGGAATTTGTTTTCATCAAGACAAAatgaattttacatatatatccaAGTCTTTAACATTGGCAGACATGTACTGATAATTACCATTCCTATATaccttttaaaatctgaaaactaTAAAGTCTACACATTAGCCTTGAACATTGCACATAATTTGTATGAAATGCAATGGTTAAACCTTTGGAAGTGTCATTATTTGTACATTTGTCCAACTCCTCTCACAGACTGTAAATGCCAGTGAAACAAGAACTCATCTACTAAATTTAACTGAAGCCTAGATTTTATTAAGCTCACCTGATCAGTGAACATTACATGATAAAAGTCTctttatttcatacatttttgCTGCTGAGGAAAACAACAAATCACAATGATATCCTAAAATGTGCTTTCTATTTCACTTGCTCAACTGCAATAGATAAGAAGGCTATCAAGCAGAATGCCATTTGATCCCCGgtgaagaaaaatatgaattatatataggAATGGTGATAGAGTTCATCTTGAAGATCAGAAGTATTTTGTATCCTTCAAAGAATGATCATTTTAAGTGATCATATAGTCTTAGTCACTTTCTCCCAAAAGGGGAATTGAGGACAAAAATTTGGgcatatatgttttgtgtatttcAATTCCAACTCTGCAATTCTTTCTTAAGTATAGCAATTGTTCTGTCTTAAGAAtcatgctatttttaaaagatcataatTTTCAAGTCAAGTTCAAGatcaaaaatatgtaattattttagtAGGGCTTAAATATCAGAAATGAGATgcatgatcttgggcaaattttATCTTCTTACACCTGAGTTTCTTACTCTGTGAAGGGAGGGGGAACTGATTTACACTCAATTATTTCTGTCATTCATTTTCAGTTTAAATATTCTATGGTGTTATGTCAAAGGCATTTTATATATTGCCAGGAAATGAGTTACAGCAAAATGCATGCCAAAGTTATGAAATTTATGATAATTATGTGACATAGATTGCACAGCTACTACTCAAAAAAGAATTTTGTAGATGTATGAAAGCAGATTATTCAACACAATGCATTCCTGAGAATAAAATGAACATAATcagagtaaaatatttttgagtagaAAACTTAAAATGTTGGTATAACTCAAAGTAATCTAATACACAACCTTGCACTAAATGTGATTGACATTTGGATTTGGGATGGGGAGAGATAGTTTCCTAAAATCACAGTAACTTTTAATAATTGTAATGCATTTTGAAAACAGAGAATCATATTTTTATAACGGTGAGAACTATGCAATAACTCTTTAGGAATAAAAACTTCCTTTAAGATGTTTGCCACCGTTAGAGATGAGGAGATAGTGAGACAGAGAGATGTTCACAGAGACTCAGCAAATCTTAGACAGTAATGCTGCAATTTTCTGAAAGAAGATGCTTGCAGTGTCAGGTATGGTTTGGGGGTTGGAAAAGTTACTTTTCTGATTTCTTGGAACCATTTAAAACTCCTTTATATCATTCTGTCTCTTTCCAAATTGAGGGTCAACTACTAGTTTAGAGATATAAGgtattttatcttgttttcaaGTTCTACTTCAGAAGAAAACCTATTTCATGTTTCTTCTCCCATTACCTACTTAAGATACTTAAGGTATTTAAGTATGCATTTGAGGAAATATTTTCCTGTGCTAAAATAAAGGTTTGCAAATGTTGGTGTGAGAGGTTTTAACTTTGACCAGTGAGAATAAAATGTATGATTGTGTGTGTGAATTTCTCCTAACATATTAACCAACTGCTTTCTATATGCAACAAGGTAACCTGGTGCCCCAAATCAATACTTATAAGTACTATTCAGAGTTAAACTTCCaaagtcaaaaaaatatatacacaaaaaaaagggtaaaagccacatttttttaaacagaggtagaagagaaagagaaaaaaagtgtcTCAGCCCTTTAGAGGAAAAGACAGAAACTCATTCCGATGAGTTAGACAGTTTTAGTAAATTGTTCTTATCAATATAATAGACATGAGGATTGTTCCTGGTAGCCTTCAAGAGCTCCTAGACAGATATAAATTTAAGTAGACATTACTTTATTTTGCTGTTAATCCAAGTAGACATTGCAACTTGATTCTGAataggcattttattttcaaaatttttctacTGAATTTCTCTTGCTCTGTATGCCTACTTATTGTGCACATGGgttgtttttccaaactgcttctTGATTCTTAAGTGAGAATTCAGACAAGATACTCAAACGAGAGCATATTAGACATctgttttaagatttattttctgtTGCAGTCATCTTGGCAAACAAAATCCAGATACAGTTAAGTTCAGGCTCTCTTCCAAACCCTGCTAAGCAGctgctttgaaaatgttttcaatacTATGGATCTTAATATCCACTGAGATGACAAATGTAGGAAAGGAAGATTCATTCTgttaaatgttttttctcttttgcaatgTCCAAGCTCTACTTATTTATTAATAGCCTCCCTCTGTACCCATAACATCATTTATTTGGTGAATTCACTGTTATTAATACTAGTATTTTATCACATTAAAGAAAAGGTTTCTGAAAACCCACAACCTCACTATCCTAAAGCAACTACTGTGTTTCTATTTTGGTATATCATCTTCCAGGCTTCCTCCACATGCAAATGCAGCATACATATTATAatagtgtgtttttcttttctctttgaattATATTCCAagcatgtttccatgtttctatgtAGTATTTCTAATTATCAATGAACAATTGTGTAATATGCCATTTTAGTGATGTTCCATAATTTATCATGCCATTCCTTATTGCTGGCAAGATACTAAGTTTTATGGatgattttgtatgtttttttcctattgcTGGTTACACTGCTATATTATTTGTTATATGCCAATAGAGAGGAACTTTACTATTGAACAGGTATCTCCTTGTGGATGAGAGAGAGGAGGCAGAAATGTGTAAATGAATGGAACTCTCCATATTGTTGTGTGGGTCTTCCCTTCACTCTTGTGGATATAACACCCAGGGTGGGAAACAAAACAATGCTTCTTCCAAAAGATCCTCCCATCAGGACCAGAACTAGTATGTTTAGGAGTAAGACGGAACATTTCCCCAGCTGAGATACCAGTGGTGTGTTTCTCACAATTAGATTACAGTGGTGTCAGTCTTCAAGAGCATCGTGTTCAACAAGCAAAATGATAAATAGATGTAAACAATAATAATGACTTTGTAATATGCCAAAAGCATTTTCTTAAAGTACctcatcatatattttataatagactgtatttcatatgtatatatattgtcGCCTATCAGTGACTTACAAATGAACTGGAATTTCAGGAATCTGATAGACTCTGCCCTTGAGttttctgtgtttcagtttcctaCTGGGAAAAACTAAACTGAGGATGGAAATGGGGACAAATGCTTGGTTTGCCCAAATATCTTAATAAAAGACTAGATTCCATTCAACCTCTTGTCCAGTTCACATAAAATCATGTAGACACCATTGAGTCTGAGACCATGACTTTGATTTCTCATGACCTACCGCAGGGTCCTCACTCTATGGGCACCCAACCAAAAGAAATGTGTACATGATGCTGCCCAGATACACAAACAGGCAGGCACTGATGTTAGATATCCACCGTCTTTGGCAAGCTGTTCCTGGGACTGACCCTTATTagggattctttttttatttttccctttattcctTCCCTGACCCCAGATTACAGCCTGCAGACTTGGTATTCTAGGTGATAGCACAAAGCTTTGCATGCTTTATCCCTAATAAGGTACAGAGTTACAAAATGAACCGATTACAAAACAGTacataaagctattaaaaatctCCTGTGCTGCTCTTTGACAAATCTATCTTTAGAAAGTTGAACATAAAAGATAATTTTGCAATTAGtcactttcttatttttcatggtAATGAACTATTGTACATAAGACAACTCTTCAGTAGGAGGCAAGATCACATTTGTTTGAAAAAACTAGGCTTTTGAAAATCACCTGCCTGTATCTTAACCTGAAAAGTATgggcaattattttctttctttatttatttcttttttttgagacagggccttgttctgtcgtccaggctggagtgcagtggcatgatcttggctcactgcaacctccatctcctaggtttcaaacgattcttctgcctcagtctccccagtagctgggattacaggcacctgccaccaaacggcaaatttttgtatttttagtagagacgaggtttcaccatgttggccaggctggtctcgaactcctgacctcaggtgatccaccagcctcagcctctcaaaatgctaggattacaggcgtgatcctagcactgcacctggccactattTTCTATATAAGTGATTAGACCATCAGACCAACTCAGAAAGGCCCACTCTGTTCCTCTGCGTTTCCGAACTACCTCCCATCCCCTGTGGGAGCTTCTTGAATATTCCTGATTGTGCCCTGCAGCTGACCACCCTAAGGCTTTGCCCCAACCATTTTCTGTGCCTCAAATGCCCTGTCTTCACCCCTCTGCTGCATAAGGCCCTAACGTCCTTCAAGGAGAAGCTGCCACATCTTCCACCATCTTCTGGATTCTCTGACTCAGAACTAATCCTTCTATTATTCTCTGGCCTCACAACACCCTCCACCACTATCATCACACATATTAGTTGCATAGATATCTGTCTCTCCAACTGTAgtgtgagctccttgaaggcagggaccaCATTTTATCCATCTTTCCAATCCCCTACTTCACCCCCTGACACACTCATTTATTCCATCTTGCTCAGTGAAAACTCTAAATTGCACCATTTAGGTCACCCTCAAAGCCTACTTTCTTTTTCAAGTTGAATATAGTCAGCAACAATATGGGTTAAAATTGGCTTCTGTGGGTTGGGACCCTAGCTTTTATTTTAGCATATTGTTTCTTTGGGAAAACCACGTCTTATAtaacaagaagaaagaaatccTTCCAGAACATTTTCCCCTACCTCCATGATTAACCTAACTTCCACTCCATGAGTCAGAGACTGCACCAAACACGTGATAAGAACTGGTGGTTCTAGGAGCATGTGACAGCCATTGAATTCCTGACCAGAAATAAGGTGAATCAATGTACTCAGGTTAATCCTGCAAGTAGGTCAACAAAATATAATTCCTCAGCTTTGACTATTGTCCTTCTAATACGTTTtttcaccaataattctaaacaAGACCTTCAAGACCACCTGGGTATTCTCTTGGGTCAGTATTGAGGGGCTGAGTTGCAGACCCTCTCCCACCACCCCCAGTGATGCTCCCCTTCTCCATAAAAGCTGTCAATACTCAGAGACCATGGTTTGTAATTCAGAGAAGTCCTGGCTTGTTCTGGAACAAGAGATAGCATTGTTCAGCAATTCCTGTGAGCAGAATTTGAGGCCAGTCTT
This window encodes:
- the TMEM215 gene encoding transmembrane protein 215; its protein translation is MRPDDINPRTGLVVALVSVFLVFGFMFTVSGMKGETLGNIPLLAIGPAICLPGIAAIALARKTEGCTKWPENELLWVRKLPCFRKPKDKEVVELLRTPSDLESGKGSSDELAKKAGLRGKPPPQSQGEVSVASSINSPTPTEEGECQSLVQNGHQEETSRYLDGYCPSGSSLAYSALDVKCSARDRSECPEPEDSIFFVPQDSIIVCSYKQNSPYDRYCCYINQIQGRWDHETIV